From a region of the Triticum aestivum cultivar Chinese Spring chromosome 7D, IWGSC CS RefSeq v2.1, whole genome shotgun sequence genome:
- the LOC123167657 gene encoding uncharacterized protein: MPSPSVNPKHGEVTTEEILAPDAAMPTRATGAEGFASFLPTQGEVDALCNKYGVPKDFTARPAGDLRANSPPPPGAICVYARALEAGMRVPLQGFFRDVLAHFGIAPAQLTPNGWRVMEGFLLLCRSADVPPSLAVFRRFFHLSVYDRKHKKGWYFFVSRGGSSSLRFTGMPNRNSKSIVGWKHDFFFLSSPAPWHCAVDWGEPPRRSFRNPALTVGENKSVVELLAAHGGAAVDLRNLLPATCPWQRRYPCKTNLAAAMITTSSPPPPPTSSSTRTTSCSKGMHPSVHDMLKIMPAEKAAASASAKKRTWEEANGGEEVPPLSVLSCVHSPPPQHFPSRHHGHTTDWEAARELLQGATEPPLERVLAANEPSDAIGNRAADDAAVRQDANYALELEKKLVAREREAAALRKQLEEAKNELGSAKRAADAEREKAKSELAAAGTELETTIAELAAAKRTAEAELVKTKAELAASLADVVKTKAELAAAEAEAVKAKAELAAAKRATETVVAKANAELAAANRAVEAELVKAKAKLAAAEKELDSAKAAAAVRELLASEEKVRRRAELALEGYERWRGRHTPAGRAA, encoded by the exons ATGCCTTCCCCCTCCGTCAACCCGAAACATGGCGAGGTCACCACAGAAGAAATCCTCGCCCCCGACGCTGCCATGCCAACGAGAGCCACGGGCGCCGAGGGCTTCGCCTCCTTCCTGCCCACCCAGGGCGAGGTGGACGCGCTCTGCAACAAGTACGGCGTACCCAAGGACTTCACCGCGCGCCCCGCCGGCGACCTGCGCGCGAACTCACCGCCGCCACCGGGGGCCATCTGCGTGTACGCGCGCGCGCTGGAGGCCGGCATGCGCGTCCCGCTGCAGGGCTTCTTCCGCGACGTCCTCGCCCACTTCGGCATCGCGCCGGCCCAGCTCACGCCCAACGGGTGGCGCGTCATGGAGGGCTTCCTGCTGCTCTGCCGCTCCGCCGACGTGCCTCCGTCGCTCGCGGTGTTCCGGCGCTTCTTCCACCTGTCCGTCTACGACCGAAAGCACAAGAAAGGGTGGTACTTCTTCGTGTCCAGGGGGGGCAGCTCCAGCCTGCGCTTCACGGGGATGCCCAACCGGAATTCCAAATCCATCGTGGGCTGGAAACAcgacttcttcttcctctcgtcgccggcgccgtggCATTGCGCGGTGGACTGGGGCGAGCCGCCCAGGCGCTCCTTCAGAAACCCGGCGCTCACCGTTGGGGAAAACAAATCGGTGGTGGAGCTGCTAGCTGCTCACGGTGGCGCCGCTGTTGATCTCAGGAACCTGCTCCCTGCTACGTGCCCATGGCAGCGCCGCTATCCCTGCAAAACCAACCTTGCTGCCGCCATGATAACCACATcatccccaccgccgccgccgacttcGTCTTCAACTCGTACTACTTCCTGTTCTAAAGGCATGCATCCCTCTGTTCATGATATGTTGAAGATTATGCCGGCGGAGAAGGCGGCCGCGTCGGCGTCGGCGAAGAAGAGGACTTGGGAGGAAGCCAACGGCGGGGAGGAGGTTCCGCCTCTTTCAGTTCTGTCCTGTGTGCACTCGCCACCGCCACAGCACTTCCCCAGCAGGCACCATGGACACACCACAGACTGGGAGGCTGCACGGGAGCTGCTGCAGGGCGCCACCGAGCCGCCGCTGGAGCGCGTGTTGGCGGCGAACGAGCCATCAGATGCCATTGGAAATCGGGCTGCCGACGACGCAGCGGTTCGTCAG GATGCGAACTACGCGCTCGAGCTGGAGAAGAAGCTGGTGGCCAGGGAGCGCGAGGCCGCGGCGCTGCGGAAGCAGTTGGAGGAGGCGAAGAACGAGCTCGGCTCGGCAAAGAGAGCGGCGGACGCGGAGCGGGAGAAGGCTAAGTCCGAGCTGGCCGCGGCGGGAACAGAGCTGGAGACGACCATAGCCGAGCTCGCCGCGGCCAAGCGAACGGCGGAGGCAGAGCTGGTGAAGACGAAGGCCGAGCTCGCCGCGTCTCTGGCGGATGTGGTGAAGACGAAAGCCGAGCTCGCCGCGGCAGAGGCCGAGGCGGTGAAGGCGAAGGCCGAACTCGCCGCCGCGAAGCGAGCCACCGAGACGGTTGTGGCGAAGGCGAACGCCGAACTCGCCGCGGCGAACCGGGCCGTGGAGGCGGAGCTGGTGAAGGCGAAGGCCAAGCTCGCCGCGGCGGAGAAGGAGCTGGACAGCGCCAAGGCGGCGGCCGCGGTGCGGGAGCTTCTGGCCTCCGAGGAGAAGGTGCGGCGGCGCGCGGAGCTCGCGCTGGAGGGGTACGAGCGCTGGCGAGGCCGTCATACTCCGGCTGGTCGTGCCGCTTGA